The genomic DNA GGGAGATGCGCGGAGGCAGGATCGAGGTCGATGGGAACGCGGGCAACTACGCTGGCGCCGGCTACCGCGGTGAGCGATGCGGCATGCGCGGCGGGGAGATAATTATAAAGGGGAATGCAGGTGCATTCCTTGGCGAGCATCTCTGTGGCGGGACGATCGAGGTCATGGGAGATGCTGGCGACTTCCCGGGGTGCGCGAATCAGGGTGGCATAATCCGCATACATGGACATGCTAACCTCCCCGGGGCTGAAATGGTCAAGGGCAGCATAACCGCAGGGAGCGCACGCGTGCTTCCCAGCTTCGCATATGAGGATATCGTGGAGCTGGGTGATATGACTTACAAAAAATATGTCGGAGATCTGGTTGAAAATGGCAAAGGTGAGCTCTATATTGCTTCTGGCCAGATCGGTAAATAATAAATCATGTCAGCATATACAGCTTTGAGGTGTCGAGTTGATCGATCGCAGCAGGATCTATGAGATTCTGGACGGATATGAGATGGATGATGTGAGAATAGGCATGATCGCATCTCATTCCGCCCTCGATGTCGCTGATGGCGCTGTGGAGGAGGGCTTCAGAACCCTGGCTGTCTGCCAGGAGGGGCGGGAGAGGACCTATGTAAAGTACTTCCGGGCGGAACGGGCACCGGACGGAAGGATAATCACGGGAATGATAGATGAAGTGGTGGTCTTAAAGAGGTTCAAGGATATCCTCGACCAGCAGGATATGCTTCTCAGAAAGAACGTCCTTTTTGTTCCCAACAGGTCATTCACATCTTACTGCGGAATAGATTCGGTGGAGGACGAGTTCGAGGTCCCGCTCGTGGGCAGCAGGAATCTCCTGAGATCGGAGGAGCGGGGCGACAAGATGGACTACTACTGGCTCCTGGAGAAGGCAGGCCTGCCATACCCGGAACAGATAGAGCCGGATGAGATC from Methanothrix thermoacetophila PT includes the following:
- a CDS encoding formylmethanofuran dehydrogenase subunit C — encoded protein: MRTITIKLPQYHGVPVEAERISPDVLAGLSIREISEIEVWQGNRRLRLSDIFLISGDTDPDKPENTRVVVEGDLSKVKRLGEGMSAGVMEIIGDAGMHAGNSMRGGVLRIKGDAGDWLGREMRGGRIEVDGNAGNYAGAGYRGERCGMRGGEIIIKGNAGAFLGEHLCGGTIEVMGDAGDFPGCANQGGIIRIHGHANLPGAEMVKGSITAGSARVLPSFAYEDIVELGDMTYKKYVGDLVENGKGELYIASGQIGK